In the genome of Parasteatoda tepidariorum isolate YZ-2023 chromosome 10, CAS_Ptep_4.0, whole genome shotgun sequence, the window GTTATTAAGCTAAACtaggtttttgaaaaaattctttttttaagttttttttctttaaccaaTGATAATACATACATAGATATACATACTAATAcatcgctggttcaaaactaaaacgacacttctgcatTCACTTCTCATTTAAATAACATGACAAGTGAATGCAGAGTGAACcagcgatatatatatatatatNacatagatatatatatatattatgtttgtAGATTATTAATTCTATcagtataaaaaagtatttcatgaaatgaaatttatacacTTGATAAAAAGCTGTATTTCCTATAgatgcatatatatattgtatgcttagacattaaataaacataattccacagataaaaaaaataatacaccagaaaattacaaaattttttttattttgtgtcaatttttcattttaataagcaaacctgcatattttcgttaaattttagAACTCTGTTAATCAAGAGGAAAATCAAAAGCAACTTATATGCTATCAATCAACATTGTTATAACAgccagaaattttaaaatcgttcaTCACGTATATGTATAACGAGAGAAAGATTTTATCGACAGTTTCCTTTgtgtgatattttaatattgaaatgaaaagaaaatcacCTTATTTGAAAATGATCATGACTCGAAGATATAGTTAATGATGttgtttaagattttaagtCATTAACCTATGTATATTTGACAGAAGCGCCACCTTTAAGTTTctttagatttatttgttttaaaatttcactttaggTTGCGTGGCAACCTGAGatagtttttgttgttgttctttttttgttgtaatttagaattataatttctagAATCCGTTTTTGATgctaaattattagttattaaaagattaaagttttatatttcttgtcATTCATCTATAGAACTTGTAGttcatttgattgattttatttaaaaggcgtccgcattatttattttaacttattaacgACATTTTGTAGCGTCCGCGACAGGACGGTTGATACGCTacttctgatttaaaaaatgtttttagcatcaaaaggatttaaaaagGAAGATCTTATTATTGTTGCCCAAGACATTGGCGAAGTATTACCTCCAAAAGCTACTGTATCGGATCTGAAAAcaatcattttgaaaagtaaagaatATTTAGCTGATCCAGATTTTGTAACAAGTGTATTGGTAGCTACTGTCAATGATCGACGACAAAAGgagaaatatgaagaaaaattgagACAAAGAGAATATGAAGAGAGACAAAGAGAATATGAAGAGagagaaaatataagaaaacatgAACTGGAGTTGGCGAGACTTAAATCTACATCGCAAAGAACCAGTGAGTCTCCGCCAAATATTATTAGAACCAGTGCCAGAAAGCAGTTTAATTTGCCAAAATTAGAACTTAGACAATTTAGTGGAGATTTAAGAGATTGGCTACCATTTTGAGGacaatttgaacaaattaataGCTATACAGATATTGTCcctgaaaacaaatttcaataccTGATTCAAGCTACAACTGTTGGATCTAGAGCTAGAGAAGTTGTAGAAAGCTTTCCTCCAACAGCTGCAAACTATACCAAAGCAGTAGATAGCCTCAAAGCCCGATTTGGCAAGGATGACCTTTTGGTCGAAGTTTATGTTAGGGAATTGTTGAAGCTCATAGTTTCCGTTCAAAAGCATGAAAAGATATCATGACGTCCCTTTATGACAAACTAGAGTCATATCTTAGAGATTTAGAAACGTTAGGTGAAACGATCGAGAAATGCGCTTCAATACTATTCCCTGTGGTAGAATCTTGTTTCCAAGAAGAGTTTCTGAAAGCCTGAAACCGAAGTTCTTCGCGCGTTGCTTCAGTTGACGCCAAAGAGCGATTAACAAACATCATGGCTTTTCTGAAAGCAGAAACGGAAGGTGAAGAAAGAATTAATTTGGCCATGTCAGATTTTGGCTTGAGATCTTATGAAAAACGCCAAccctttaaaaagaaagcaagaGATTTGCCAACAAAAAGATTTCCAACAGCAGCAAATCTATTGACTACAGATGTAAAAGATTTGAAGAAAGGGTGTGTGTTTTGTTCTGGGAAACATAAAAGTTCAGATTGCTTTTCCGCTCGAAATATGACTTTAGCTGAAAGAGAGAACATAGTAAGAGAAAGTCAATGTTGTTTTGCCTGTTTAATGGAAGGACATCCAGTTCGTAGGTGCaaagcttttataaaatgtgtcatATGCGGTGAAAGACATGTGGTACTAATGTGTGAATCTTTAGCTGCAAAAAATCGTGAACCCGATAAATCTGGGCAGAAAAGTGAAAGTTCTGAAATAAACAAGTTCAACATCACGTACGGTCCGAAAGTGTTCCTTCAAACTATGAAACTAAAGCTGATATCTGATAGAAAAGAAATTGTGGTGAGAGCAGTTTTAGATTCTGGATCACAaagaacatatattttaaaaaatttgactgaaaAGATGGAATATGTGcccttgagaaaaaaaactctcataCACTCTTTGTTTGGTGGtcataataagataaatttgaacACACGTGTTATAGAATTAGATTAAGGAATCCAGAGAATAACTTGACTTGTAACATGGAAGCTTTAGATCAAGCATCTATTTGTGATACTATAACACCTGTTAGTTTTGGACCCTggttaaaatgaagaaatgtataTAAAGTTGTCAGACGTCGGATATGAGTCACAACCAGTTCAAATTCTGCTTGGAGCTGACGTAATAGGAAAACTCATGACTGGAAAAAGAAGTGTTTTGGCCAGTGGATTAGTAGCAATGGAGACACTACTGGGATGGACTTTAACAGGGAAAGCACCTGAATATGATTTAACGTCAAGCAACGCAATGTTGGTTACTTCCCTTTTAGTAAAAGAAATGGATATTTCTGAGCTGTGGAGATTAGATTCTTTAGGAATAAAAGATCCTTCAGAACAAAAATCTAGAGAGGAACTGCAAGAAGCCTCAATGGAACATTTCTTAAATACAGTGAAAGTTGAAGGAGATGCCCGTTTTATAGTTAGTCTGCCATGGCTTGATGGGCATTTGCCTTTGCCAGATAATTATGATTTGGCGTTAAAGAGATTGCAAATGACAACACGCAAGTTGAAAACCGACAAATTGTATGATGCCTATGAAGAAGTGTTCAAGGACTGGGAGAAAGAGGAAATAATTGAAGAGGTTCCAAAAGAAGACATGGGGAATACCTTGTCACTACTAACCTCATCGACCTGTGATAAAGGAGAGCAGCACAACTAAAATCAGGCCCGTGTTCAGTGCTTCTTCTAAGAGAAAAGGAGTTCCTAGTTTAAATGATTGTGTAGAAAAAGGGTTAAATTTGATAGAAGTAATTCCctcaatgataaataaatttcaaagatattaaTTTGGTGTAACAGCTGATATACGtaaggtttttttttgcaaataagtcTTTATGAAAATGATAGAAATTTCTTGCGATTCTTATGGTATGGAGAAGATGGACAGctgaaacattttcgtcatcgAAGAGTTGTGTTTGGCGTTTCTTGTAGTCCGTTTTTGCTAGGAGCCACTATTCAATAccatttgaataataaactaGAATAAGCAATGGGAGGGAATGAAAAATACCCCAAAGAGATTATACAGGAACTAATATGCAGTTTTTATGTAGATAATTGCCTCACAAGCGTGAAAACTGAATCAGAGCTGAAACAATTCATAGAAGTTGCTACTAATATTATGGCTGAAAGACAATTTGATTTACGAGGGTGGGAGTCTACTAACCCATCAGAACCTAATTCTAGTGAGACCAATATTCTGGGAATGAAGTGGAATAGACAAAGTGATACTCTGTTAATTACAGAGTAAAGCAAGAATCGCACCTAGCGGAAAAAAGGAAACAACGATTGCTCGACTTGAACTTCTTGATGCCACAATTGCAGCTCGTCTATCTATTGTAATAGTAAAACAGTTTCAGACGCACAAAGTTCATTTCTGGACAGACTCAACAACTGTATTAACTTGGCTTAAAAGAGAAGACACATGGGGTGTATTTGTGGAAAATTGAGTTCAAGAAATCAGGAAATTGACTCCAGTAAAAGCATGGAGGCATTTGCCCGGATCTATGAATCCCGCAGACTTACCAAGTAGAGGTTGCTCTGCTAAACAACTTGGCAATTCGAAATGGTGGGAGGGCCCCAGCTGGCT includes:
- the LOC139426875 gene encoding uncharacterized protein, whose translation is MAFLKAETEGEERINLAMSDFGLRSYEKRQPFKKKARDLPTKRFPTAANLLTTDVKDLKKGCVFCSGKHKSSDCFSARNMTLAERENIVRESQCCFACLMEGHPVRRCKAFIKCVICGERHVVLMCESLAAKNREPDKSGQKSESSEINKFNITYGPKVFLQTMKLKLISDRKEIVVRAVLDSGSQRTYILKNLTEKMEYVPLRKKTLIHSLFGGHNKINLNTRVIELD
- the LOC139426876 gene encoding uncharacterized protein, with the protein product MYIKLSDVGYESQPVQILLGADVIGKLMTGKRSVLASGLVAMETLLGWTLTGKAPEYDLTSSNAMLVTSLLVKEMDISELWRLDSLGIKDPSEQKSREELQEASMEHFLNTVKVEGDARFIVSLPWLDGHLPLPDNYDLALKRLQMTTRKLKTDKLYDAYEEVFKDWEKEEIIEEVPKEDMGNTLSLLTSSTCDKGEQHN